The Gracilimonas sediminicola sequence AAAACTACCTGGTGGTATTCCATGATTTTAACCCGCCAAGAGGAATTTATCCCTGAAGAAAAAGAAGGAATCGAAAAAGTGGAATGGGTGCCTTTCCAGAAAGCGATTGATAGAGCCGGGTTTGATAACCTCAGGGAAATCCTGGCAAAATTCAGTCAATAAAAAAAGGTGCAACCCATTGGCTACACCTTATTTTTTGTGATTACATTATGTATGGCTATCAATTTTCAAGACGGAAATTGATAGATAGTGCGTACTGTACACGAACCGGCCGACCACGCTGCATACCGGGAGTAAATTCGGCTTTCTTAACAGCTTTGAGAGCCTCTTCATCACAGCCGCCACCAATTCCGCGCACCACTTGTGCGTTTTCAACATTACCCTGTTCATTCACAATAAACTGAACGGTAACGCGGCCTTCAATTCCGGCTTTTCGAGCCATTTCGGGATATTTTACACTTCCCTGAAGTTTGGCCATGCCTCCTTTTAGTTCCGGCATCTGTTCCACTACTACAAAGAAGTCTTCTTCTTCCTCTTCTTCAGGCGGGGGTGGTGGAAGATCCATGGGCGCATCCATATCCAGCTCGGCGTCCATGTCAATCATCTCATCCTCAATAATTTCATCGTTAGGGACTTCAACCGGAACTGGTGGCCGGGGTGGTGGAGGCGGAGTTTCCACTTGCTTGGTTTGAATGACTTCCTCCATCTCAACAACTTCCTGCTCATCCAGTGCAATTTCTTTAGGTGGCTCAGTTTCTATATTAACCTTTACCACAGCGATCATGAAAAGCAGGGCAAATATGGTTCCCACTTCCAGGATGATGGTGTAGGATTTCCTGAGATTTACCTTTGGTGACTTTCTCTCGTTTCTCATGGTTACTCCCTGTAATTAAATAATTCGGAACTTGAGTATCCGTTAAACTCATTAGTATCAACAAAACAACGACTTATATCGTTTTGTTAACTAACTAATAAAGATTTTATTGGATTGCAAATCCGGATTGTGGCAATACCGAGGCCGTAATAAGGAGGAGGCGAAAGCAAAGTAAACGGCATAAAAAAGGTGTGACCGAAAAGCCACACCTTAAAATAACTCAACAAATGTATTTGAATTAGTTTTCCAATCGGAAGTTGATAGACAAGGCATACTGTACACGTACAGGTCGTCCTCGCTGCATACCCGGAGTAAAGCTCGCTTTTTGAACGGCTTTCAGGGCTTCTTCATCACATCCACCGCCAATTCCACGAACAACCTGGGCGTTCTCAACTTTACCCTGCTCATTCACAATAAACTGAACGGTAACGCGGCCTTCAATA is a genomic window containing:
- a CDS encoding energy transducer TonB, whose amino-acid sequence is MRNERKSPKVNLRKSYTIILEVGTIFALLFMIAVVKVNIETEPPKEIALDEQEVVEMEEVIQTKQVETPPPPPRPPVPVEVPNDEIIEDEMIDMDAELDMDAPMDLPPPPPEEEEEEDFFVVVEQMPELKGGMAKLQGSVKYPEMARKAGIEGRVTVQFIVNEQGNVENAQVVRGIGGGCDEEALKAVKKAEFTPGMQRGRPVRVQYALSINFRLEN